From the genome of Methylocystis bryophila, one region includes:
- a CDS encoding O-antigen ligase family protein, translated as MDRHYRSEPSRYEASNGIQAGERGQWARLWAEEPLETAFFGALIACLAWAPFWYGGDRMFAWGVNGVLFPSLVICYEISLALRGRRHPFALNGILGPFALFFGVVLWIMAQTAGEISSLFSHPLWGMTAEVLQEPVTASISLNRGETGIALVRLLTAASVFWLSLELCRKRERVFLLLWWIVAIVAAYSVYGLVSVAVFSGRMPFFSDVAGSTVVRSAFVGRNHFATYAGMGLIVNIALLFRVYRDAMPENDGTLTAYRLSRFLELTGERGLFLLGSAIAILVALLGSVSRGGILATGLGIFLLYSMIFSRRRRAGKERLETVALVTVAIVGCFAFFGDLIVGRISTEGLTDPSRVALYALTVHAIFDAPLLGFGYGTFQDVFPMYRDPAFGTWELWDKAHNTYLEVWLGLGLLFGTMLIGCLLWLVALCFQGAMKRERDATAAIVATVVSVVVGVHALVDFSVQIEGVAITFMALLGAGVSQSQSSRVSTSD; from the coding sequence ATGGACAGACATTATCGCTCCGAACCTTCCCGTTATGAAGCGTCGAACGGCATCCAGGCAGGAGAGCGCGGCCAATGGGCGCGGCTGTGGGCCGAAGAGCCATTAGAGACCGCCTTTTTCGGCGCGTTGATCGCCTGTCTCGCCTGGGCGCCGTTCTGGTACGGCGGGGACAGGATGTTTGCTTGGGGCGTAAACGGAGTCCTGTTTCCAAGCCTGGTTATTTGTTATGAAATCAGCTTGGCCCTGAGAGGCCGCCGACACCCCTTTGCGCTAAACGGCATCCTGGGTCCCTTCGCGCTTTTCTTCGGAGTCGTGCTCTGGATCATGGCGCAGACGGCTGGCGAGATCAGCTCGCTCTTCTCGCATCCGCTTTGGGGCATGACTGCTGAAGTGCTCCAAGAGCCGGTGACGGCCAGCATCTCCCTCAACCGGGGCGAAACCGGAATCGCATTAGTTCGGTTGCTAACCGCGGCCTCGGTCTTCTGGCTGTCTCTCGAGCTCTGTCGCAAACGCGAGCGCGTATTCTTGCTCCTTTGGTGGATCGTCGCTATCGTCGCGGCTTATTCGGTATACGGGTTGGTGTCCGTCGCTGTCTTTTCCGGCCGGATGCCGTTCTTCTCGGATGTTGCTGGGTCGACCGTCGTTCGCTCGGCTTTCGTCGGACGCAATCATTTCGCGACTTATGCGGGAATGGGCTTGATCGTAAACATCGCGCTCCTTTTCCGGGTGTACAGGGATGCGATGCCCGAGAACGATGGAACCCTCACAGCCTACCGGTTGAGCCGGTTCTTGGAGCTGACCGGCGAGCGAGGGCTGTTTCTCCTGGGGAGCGCGATCGCGATCCTCGTCGCGTTGCTCGGCAGCGTTTCCCGAGGGGGCATTCTCGCGACAGGGCTGGGGATTTTCCTCTTATACTCGATGATTTTCTCGCGCCGCCGCCGCGCCGGCAAGGAACGACTCGAGACCGTGGCGCTCGTGACGGTCGCGATCGTCGGTTGTTTCGCGTTCTTCGGCGACCTCATCGTAGGCCGGATTTCGACTGAGGGGCTCACGGACCCCAGCCGGGTCGCTCTTTACGCTCTCACCGTCCATGCGATTTTCGACGCCCCTTTGCTCGGATTCGGCTATGGAACATTTCAGGACGTGTTCCCGATGTACCGCGATCCTGCCTTCGGCACTTGGGAATTATGGGATAAGGCCCATAACACCTACCTTGAGGTCTGGCTTGGACTGGGGCTCCTGTTTGGAACGATGCTCATCGGGTGCTTGCTCTGGCTCGTCGCCCTATGCTTTCAAGGCGCGATGAAGCGGGAGCGTGACGCAACCGCTGCGATTGTCGCGACCGTCGTTTCGGTGGTGGTCGGCGTTCACGCTCTCGTCGATTTCAGCGTTCAAATCGAGGGGGTGGCGATCACCTTCATGGCGCTGCTCGGAGCCGGCGTCTCACAATCCCAAAGTTCGCGGGTGTCCACTTCGGATTAG
- the nusG gene encoding transcription termination/antitermination protein NusG: protein MTSNDELSIGERWYVARTLPNREVGAAMQLGAQGFRVFLPKIARTVRHARKMRHVRTPAFPAYLFVALDLDRDRWRSVNGTFGVARLVGADERPLPVPRGVVEAILDTVDETGVCRFDQGLLTGQRVRVIRGPFAEQLGELVRLDGAGRVRVLLEIMGGRIPAIVRSSDLVAAC, encoded by the coding sequence GTGACTTCGAACGACGAGCTTTCTATTGGCGAGAGATGGTATGTCGCGCGAACATTGCCGAACCGAGAGGTTGGCGCGGCCATGCAGCTCGGGGCGCAGGGTTTTCGCGTTTTCCTTCCGAAAATTGCCCGCACGGTGCGCCATGCGCGCAAAATGCGGCATGTGCGCACGCCTGCATTTCCGGCCTATTTATTCGTCGCGCTCGATCTAGACCGCGATCGCTGGCGCTCCGTCAACGGGACCTTCGGTGTGGCCCGCCTCGTTGGAGCCGACGAACGACCCTTGCCGGTCCCGCGCGGCGTCGTGGAGGCGATCTTGGACACTGTCGACGAAACGGGCGTGTGTCGCTTCGATCAGGGGCTTTTGACTGGCCAGCGCGTCCGCGTGATCCGAGGCCCTTTTGCCGAGCAGCTTGGCGAGCTTGTTCGCCTTGACGGGGCCGGACGCGTGCGAGTACTGCTGGAAATCATGGGCGGCAGAATTCCGGCGATTGTTCGGAGTTCGGACCTCGTGGCGGCCTGCTAG